From the Microbacterium profundi genome, the window CACACGATAGGTGTTCGCTCCCATAAGCAGCGGATCGTCCCCCGCCGGGGCGTCATCGAGCCAGTCGAGGTACTCGGGGCTCTCCATCCCCCACCATCCAGGCCAGCCCACCGCGGAGCCGTCGAGCGAGCAGATGAAGTCGATCGTCAGAGTCTGCATGTCGTCTCCTTCGCTTCGGGCAGGAGTTTATGCCTTTCGGCGACCGTGCGGAACCCTCACTCGAACAGCGGCAGCACGAGGCTGACGGCGATCACGATCATGACCAGGGCGATGAGCGCATCGAGGATCCGCCACGCCCGCGCGGTGTTCAGCCAGCGCGCGAGCCCGCGCGCACCGTAACCGAGTGCGGTGAACCACAGCACGCTCGCCAGCATCGCGCCCGCCGCGAACAGCCACCGCCCATCGCCGTGCGTCGCGGCGATCGAGCCGAGCATCAGCACAGTGTCCAGGTACACATGGGGGTTCAACCAGGTCAGGGCGAGCGCGAGCGCGATCACGGCGGTCAGCCGTCCCGTCCGCTTCGCAGGGGCAGCATCCTGCAGTGTCTGGTCGGCGCCGCGCCACGCTCTACGGGCCGCGAGCAGACCATAGACGAGCAGCACTACGGCACCCAGTATGCGCGCGGCATCCACCAGCCACGGCACCCTCTCGAGCAGGAACCCGAGCCCGGCGACTCCGGTCGCGATGAGCACAGCGTCGGACAGCGCGCAGATGACGACGACGACGAGCACATGCTCGCGTCGAATGCCCTGCCGGAGGACGAAGACGTTCTGGGCGCCGATCGCGATGATGAGGGAGAGGCCGAGACCGAGGCCGGCGAAGAACGAGATCACTCTTCGACGTTATGGTGTGGGTGACATTAGCGCCAACGAACATATCTTATGAACCATTAGTATGGCTTACATGGTTGGTATCTCACCGGAGCTGGCGTCGACCATTGCGGCGATCGTCGACGAGGGCAGTCTCGACGCGGCAGCGCGTGCGCTGCACATCACCCCGTCGGCGGTGAGCCAGCGGCTCAAGACCCTCGAGCAGCAGCTCGGGCAGGTCCTGATCGTGCGCGGCCGGCCCGCGAAGGCGACGGCGGCGGGGGAGTCGGTGGTGCGGATGGCGCGCCAGATCGCGTTGCTCGAACACGACGCGCTGTCGGCGCTCGGGCTCGACGCGGCCGGCGAAAGAGTCAGCGTCCCGCTCGCCGTCAACGCGGACTCGATGGCGACCTGGTTCCTCGCGCCACTCGCGCGTCTGGCAGAGGTCCACGACATCGACTTCGACCTTCACCGTGACGATCAGACGTTCACCGCTCGGCTGCTGGAATCCGGCGAGGTCATGGCAGCAGTCACGTCCGAGCAGTCTCCGGTCGCAGGATGCACGGTCGCGCCGCTGGGCGTGCTGCGCTACGAGGCGATGGCGACCCCCGCATTCGTCGAGCGGTGGTTCCCCGACGGCGTCACCGAACCGGCGCTGCGACGTGCACCGTTCGTCGACTTCGACCGGCGTGACACACTGCAGCACAGCTGGTTGCGCTCTCGCGGAATAGATGAGCAGGGCATACCCCGGCACTACGTCCCCGCGTCATACGACTACGCCCAGGCCGTGCTGCTCGGCCTCGGGTGGGGCATGCTGCCCGGGTCGCAGGCGACCGATGCCGCGGCATCCGGTGCCGCGCGCCCACTGGGTGGCGACCCCATCCACGTGCCGCTTTACTGGCAGCAGTGGAACCTGCGATCTGCGCTGCTCGACGCGATCGCGGCAGAGGTCATCGCAGAGGCCGAACGCGTCCTGAACTGACGGAACGCGTCGCTCAGCGGTCGGTCAGTCGGCGAGGGC encodes:
- a CDS encoding LysE/ArgO family amino acid transporter, coding for MISFFAGLGLGLSLIIAIGAQNVFVLRQGIRREHVLVVVVICALSDAVLIATGVAGLGFLLERVPWLVDAARILGAVVLLVYGLLAARRAWRGADQTLQDAAPAKRTGRLTAVIALALALTWLNPHVYLDTVLMLGSIAATHGDGRWLFAAGAMLASVLWFTALGYGARGLARWLNTARAWRILDALIALVMIVIAVSLVLPLFE
- a CDS encoding LysR family transcriptional regulator ArgP, with the protein product MVGISPELASTIAAIVDEGSLDAAARALHITPSAVSQRLKTLEQQLGQVLIVRGRPAKATAAGESVVRMARQIALLEHDALSALGLDAAGERVSVPLAVNADSMATWFLAPLARLAEVHDIDFDLHRDDQTFTARLLESGEVMAAVTSEQSPVAGCTVAPLGVLRYEAMATPAFVERWFPDGVTEPALRRAPFVDFDRRDTLQHSWLRSRGIDEQGIPRHYVPASYDYAQAVLLGLGWGMLPGSQATDAAASGAARPLGGDPIHVPLYWQQWNLRSALLDAIAAEVIAEAERVLN